From the genome of Methanomassiliicoccus sp.:
CTTTCAGCAAGGCCCCCATGTCGTTAAGGAACTTGATGTAATTAGGGGAAATTTCAGTTCCTGGCTCTATGGTGATGACCTTGTCCTCACGAGTATGAACGTAGACCCTGAGAATGTTCTTCCTATTAGGTATGGAATTCTGACATAGAGACAGACAATTATGCACGATGTCCCCACGTCCCCTCCTAGTGTATTCGGGTAACTTTTTTATCAGGTCATGGTGGAAATATGCATCTAGAACGGGAATCGAGTGCATGGACTGCACGGCCTCTAGCTCTTCGTCCTTTATCTCCTCAACGGTAGGAACAAGCTCGATCTCAGCTTCAGCTAGAACGATTATTAGCTTCACGACAGGACATATTCAAGCATGTTCATGTCCCTTGCGTCCTTAATCTCCTTGGCGACCCTTTGCCCTGTGCTCATGCCCGGCTGTACCATGTCCGAGTAAGGGGAGCCGGAGATGAAGGGATTGGTGCCCGCGACTATCCGGCAGGAAATCTCGAACACCTTGAACTCCAACTTGTCCGTGACGATAGTCTCCAAACAGAACGGCCCTATGAGTCCACCGAACAGCTCATAGCTCTTCTGGATGACGCTCTCTCCCATCTCCAGGACCTGTGACAGCAGGCTCTCCCGTATGACGATGGGGATGTTGCCGGTTACCACTAGAGAGGGGAACATACCATGTTTCTTCAGCTCCTCAGTGGAGCCAAGCTTGTAGAGCTCGTCGATGTTGCTCTCATCCCTGCGGTCCATAGAGAGTAGCTCCAATGAGCCTTCTCCCACCTTATATCCAGACTTTCGGATGGGAGAGTAGAAGTAGTGAAGGTAGTACCTGGTCCCGAGCACGTACTCCTGTATGGTGTATGACTCCTGGCTAAGATCGATGCCCATCTTGAACTCCATGTAGTCCTTGGCGATGAAGAACCCGCGCCCTCCCTTAGCTCCATTATATTTGACAAGGACCGGTTCCTTGATGTCCTTGGCATCAGCTATACGCTTTGGCATCTGGATGCCCGCGGATTCGAGCCAAGAGCGTTGGATATCACGGTCCTCCTCCCAGCGCAGAACGGAACGGTTCCCAAAAGTGGGGACCTCCATGGC
Proteins encoded in this window:
- a CDS encoding formate--phosphoribosylaminoimidazolecarboxamide ligase, yielding MVPRKRINEIVKDYDPEDITIATLCSHTSLQLFNGAKKEGFKTLGLAVNQKTRFYDAFPLSKPDEFMRFDSYDDFVDRASELTDRNVIIIPHGSFVEYMGTKRFEAMEVPTFGNRSVLRWEEDRDIQRSWLESAGIQMPKRIADAKDIKEPVLVKYNGAKGGRGFFIAKDYMEFKMGIDLSQESYTIQEYVLGTRYYLHYFYSPIRKSGYKVGEGSLELLSMDRRDESNIDELYKLGSTEELKKHGMFPSLVVTGNIPIVIRESLLSQVLEMGESVIQKSYELFGGLIGPFCLETIVTDKLEFKVFEISCRIVAGTNPFISGSPYSDMVQPGMSTGQRVAKEIKDARDMNMLEYVLS